From the genome of Neospora caninum Liverpool complete genome, chromosome III:
cggcagcgcagAAGCTGAGAAGGCCCGCGAACCGGCAGAGGAGAaggtgtctagacaccggGCAAAggtgaagacagagaggactGACGCGGTCGCAGGGAGatccgaagaagaggacgaggtTCAACTCTTCAGAAAGGCGGGGAGAGTGAAGACAAGCAACGGGCGAGACAAGAGCAACAGCGAGGAACCGGAAAAGgccgaaggaaaagaagagctcGACCGGTCTCTGttcaggaagcgaaggatAGGAAAAGACCCCACAATCGACACAGACTTCTTGCCGGTAAGCGGGGTTTCGGCCTGAGCTTGCAATCCAAGCTCACCATGCGCCTGCTTCCTAGGAAACACGTCACATCCTGCACACGCACAAACGCGCGAGCAATCTTGAGTGTGGGCACATGCATCTGTATTTCATGGCATGTCTATCCATGGCGTACACCCGGCTTTCCAGAGCCGTTCGGTATCATCTGAATGCATTGTCATCCGTATGTTTATGTACGTATTGAGGTGTATGCCGGCGTAACTAAACTTTTTCAcgcgtacatatatatatatatatatatatgatagTGTCTACAGAGTATACAGTTTGCCATGCAGGCGGGTGTGTCCACGAGTTCGTTACTTGTCGATTTGCTTGCTCGCGAATGTGTTCaggacgaggagcgagacgcacagaTTCttgcggagaggaagcggctgATTGAGGAGTATCATCGCctggaagacgaagcgaagagtAGGTCAAGGcactctcctttctctgtatCGCCTGCTTTCGCACCTTTACGGGCTGAGGATTCTTTCCCTGTAGAGGTGTTCGTGTGGCCCTTTTGTGTCTTGTTTTTTGCGGTCCATTTGCGCCCAGCGATCTTCTCAGCTCCCGGTCGCTTCTTGTCCACTCGTTTCCTcagttcgtttctctcgctgcaaTTCTCTGCCCAAACCAGcacgtgtctcttcctccccacACGCGTCCCAGAAAATGTGCGGCGGCCTTGCGGCCCCTTCCGGTTTCTGCTTTCTGATCTCAAAGGTTGCACACGCgccgtgtctttttcgtttcgtttCTCAGAAGAGCCGCTCTGGATCACCTATTCCTTTTGGGACGGGACTGGCCACAGGCGGCGCACGTGCGTCACGAAGGGCAGCTCGGTTTTGCAGTTTCTCGaccaggcgaggaaggagctTGAAAAGGAATTTATTGAACTTCGCGGCGTCGGAGCCATTGACTTGATGTACATCAAGGAAGACTTGATTCTCCCTCACGTACGTCGTCGATCTCCTCTTCCTACTCCCCTGTGTAGATTACGCGTTTTTATCTTTTGcgccttttcgcctcgcttcgGTTGCTGACctcggagaggaggcggctgcagccggtGCGCGATCGTTGCTGACTTCCGGGAGCCCCGCCTTGCTCTTGTGGAGGCGTTAGAGCCAGAACGTTTGGACAAACCGAGCGCTTCTTTCCGGCGCAGGGGTAGTTGTTTAGTTTATGTCCCATGAGTCGGCGTGGTTTTCGCCCTGGGAACGTCCTTGGTCTTCTCCAGCCGATGGCACTCCAAGGAAAAGGTCTCCTTGCCGCGTTCGTACGAACCGCGTCTCAGCCGAGGGCGTGGCGTGTGTAAAACTCGCCCCAGCAACTCTGCCGCCGCGTGTGCGCTCGGGGCTTTCTTTTTGTTCGCCTCGTTTCTGCCCCTCCTCTTTTTGCGAAGAGACGTCGCTTAGTCCTTCTTCTGGTACATCCATGTTTTTTTCCGGAAACGCGCCGCTTCAGGTTGGTGCCTTTTCTCGACTGGCCACGCGTGCACTGGATCGTCCCTCTCCGCTTACCTGTTTTGCTTTTCAGAGTTTGACGTTCTACGATTTGATCAAGACAAAGGCCCGAGGGAAGAGCGGGCCTCTCTTCAACTTCAACGTCCGCGAAGATGTGCGAATGACAAACGACAGCcgcgtggagaaggaagactcGCACGCAGGCAAAGTTGTTGAGAGAAAGTGGTTCGAACGCAACAAGCACATCTTTCCTGCTTCCAGATGGGAGGTGGTAAGCTGGGACAAGCCTGtgtcgtttttctgtgtgccgtgtcgctctctctcttctcgccagcgacctctctctcgttcatTCTTGCGGGCAGCATTCGGGGTATCGTTTTCCTGCTTCCCTGGTGGTGATGCCCTGTAACGTTCTCCGTCGTACTGTAGGTCTTGAGCGTACTCTGTTCCGTTCGATTGTTcgtcctttcgtctccgccttcacTGTAGTTTTTGTGGCGTTCGGCTGTatgtcgcttttctcgccacTCTGTCGCAGTCTCGTCCTTGAGCTTCCTTTTCTGATCACACCTTCCGGTGGGGTTTAGAGCCAGCAGAATGTCTTTGGCATTTTGCCGCTGCGGTTGCCCTTTCTGCCGCCGTGGAATCTCGGCAGTCTGCTTTCGCTgttgttttgtttttcttcagttTAACCCCAACAAGACATACGACACCTACACCGTCCACGGAGGCGTCCACAAGTGGAAGGGCGTCTCAAACAGTGAAATACGCGATGCTGTCATTTGAAAGACGACGACTCCAGCggaggggagaagcagaCAACATCGCCCTGTCCCCTTattcttgtcttttctcttcagttTACAGActcagaaaaagaaaaagacagcagcgtctctcttctcttcttcagagAGTATCGCAGGCCTATACCCACACGCGTATACGTATACGTACACATATTTATATCAGGGCATACATCTTCACATCTATTTTTTCAAATATATGTGTCTACGTGTACCTATATGTGTGTACTTGGGTTAACTGGATTTAACAAAATCTGTCTGCACGCGCACGTGATTGTCCTGTCTGTGTCAGTCGCCAGTCATGGCCACCTTAGGTGTCTCAGTTCTTCCTGAAAGCAGCTGGGTGAGGAGGAAGGTATATATGTCTTTGTATAAACCGAGAcgctttctgtttccctcaACAGGCTGGCTCCTAGGCTGGCATGGaattctctttcttgctcttGACCAAAAATACTATCCTTTGAAACGTGAGTTCGTATACGAGGAGGTGACCGCTGAGAACGTCTGGTTCTATTTGGCAGATGGCAGTGAAGGAGAAGCCAGTGAAAGGCATGTGCGTGTTCGGGTGGTTCCGTCGTCAAAAACCAGAGATCTAATGAAAGGGCCTTATTGCACGCATGTAAGGTTGGTGTCCTGGAGAAACGTGTCCCCAAAATCCTGGTAAACGGGTTTACAGATGCCACGCACCTACCGTAGGATACGCCCAGCGTTGCACAacaaataaatatataaagAAAGTCACATCTACCGTAGGTACaccgatgcatgcagatgcaccTGGTAACCTACGAAAAACTTGCACTATTTGAACATAAGGGAACTAAAAAGCCGCACGGTGCGTCAGCGAGGTCACTTTTTCTCGGTGCGTTGGAATTCGATCTGGGACAAGAACTCGAGTCTTCTTAGTAACCCAGCTAACACAGTTGTATCCGCCGTTCGCTGTCGGTTGCAGAAAGGCCAGACTCTATACCGTGCCCGAAGTAccacgaagaggaagaaaaaagtgaaGGACACGGCGCAGGAGCGACtaacgaagagacagccaagTGTAAACGAGTGCTAAACAGGCCTGACCCGTGTGGGGTTACCTCTTTCCGGCCTGATTTCAGCAGCAATCGAGCAGATGtacgagagcgagacaggaagagccgaggcgaaaagaggaaatTAGAGGGAGGCTCGAAGTGTTTACCACTTCTAATCTTCCTGGTTCCTTTGCTTTTTTGTCGGTAATACCAAATGAAGCATGGAGCAGGCAGAGACCGGTGCGGCCCAAATGGAGCGGCTTCTCCCAATCGTGTACGCCTGCCTGAAAGTCTACGCACACGATACAACTTTTGAGACGTGTTGCTGTCGGCAGCGCCGGGCATCAGATCACGTCTACGGACTGGAGCGGCAGCGGCCTCGGGGGTGCCGGACAAGAGCAAAGCGATCAAAGAGGTGTTACGGAGTGCCTCCAAACAGCCCTGGATGGCTGTGGAGTGTCCGGGACGAGCTAACGGAAACAGCGCGATCGGGCTCCGGCCGCAAAACCACTCGGCACGCGTGGAGTGTCTCTGATTCCAGACCGTTATGGTAGTCACAAGACGCCAGGGTGGCAAGCGCAGGCAAGTAGGCCATTCTGTAGCTGCCAATCGGAGCTACCGAGAGATGGCCATGAAGCATGGCTCGAAAGCGGCCGAACGAATCGTTCACCGAATGAACTCTCCTGAGTGGACTCTCACGGTCGAGTTTGTGAAATGTCCGAGTCGCTTTTATGCGCGCCGTACGCATTTAGACTACCATGTGCGGGGAGGGTTTTTGCCAGCATTTGCGGGACTTTATGTCAGTGGTATATTAATCGTCGACTACAGCCAGCGTTTCCTCAAGTCCTGTGTTTCCCTCTTGACAACTTGCTTGTCCTTGTCATTCGCAGAGCTACCATTGCAAACAGTCCGTTGCCGTTTCTACGCCTCTACTCCCTGCTGAGGCccagtcttcttctccaaagAGAAACGACTCTGATGAAGGCGATACATTCGGGGGTGAATGACGATCCGAAAAACCGTCGCTTCGTTGGGTGTTTGGTGATTCGTCATTTCCAGTCATTTCTGGGGGCTCGGTTTCACCGTCCATGTCGATCAGATGCGCTCTGCTGTCGCTCACCTGAAAAACCAAACACGCGTCTGTGACAAAAAAGTTGCTGAAACCGGACGGCAAGCTGTCCGGTGTCGACAGCGCACGGCGCTGCCGCCTCAACTGCACCAGTCCCCTTTCGACGCTGTGAAACCGATGGCGAGAGGGCCTTTACGTGGCGGTGCCGTGTCACTCACCAAAAGACTCGAGGTCGGCAAGAGATTGGAAGAACTACAGACTAGGCTTGGTTCGAGCGGCTGTAGTCTCTCCGTGCACTTAAGTGCTTTTACTGGACCAAGCACAGGCCTGCGCGGAGCCTTCACGCGTTCTACCGGAGGACTTTCACGTTGTTAATCTGCCACGCTTAGACTTCCGTCTTCCCGAACACGGCAACATCTGCATACAGGCCGACATGCTTGGCAGGACACCCCCTCCAGGGCCATCCTAAACACGTGCATGTGCGTCTGCATatacgtatgcatatatatatatatatatgtacatacatgaCTCACTATGGCGGTTTACAGTGGCACTGCGCTTCAAGATAATGCCGAAGGAAGGGCGTCCTGTTACTGCGATCTTTGTCGTCTACACTCCCGGTCTTTTGTTGGAACAGGAGATCTTTCTGCCTTCAGTACGGGATGTTTGGGGGCTCAGCCGTCTCGGCAAGGAGGGGATGGTGACCTGTTCCCAGTATACTGCTGGAACAACGCGGTAAATGTCTCATGATTGCGTACTTAATTCCATACGTGCATTGTAAGCGTGGGTGGCCTCTGCGTGAATGCACGAGCAACTC
Proteins encoded in this window:
- a CDS encoding putative XAP5 protein, with amino-acid sequence MSNLGESGNAVLQTIQASEGGRALRLLKQRQEMRDRMRAAKEKIESKGLKRNLTFGGSAADRLEEQFKKETVGLVTAQDFRDKRAKLEEQIRIEQRSLFPQKFQERRRLEMRLLPSKLSFGEEADEVLVQVLDKREKETKREEKLAQERLHSDPAPVTAASALGVCEGDAEAEERCEGDGSAEAEKAREPAEEKVSRHRAKVKTERTDAVAGRSEEEDEVQLFRKAGRVKTSNGRDKSNSEEPEKAEGKEELDRSLFRKRRIGKDPTIDTDFLPDEERDAQILAERKRLIEEYHRLEDEAKKEPLWITYSFWDGTGHRRRTCVTKGSSVLQFLDQARKELEKEFIELRGVGAIDLMYIKEDLILPHSLTFYDLIKTKARGKSGPLFNFNVREDVRMTNDSRVEKEDSHAGKVVERKWFERNKHIFPASRWEVFNPNKTYDTYTVHGGVHKWKGVSNSEIRDAVI